The Scyliorhinus torazame isolate Kashiwa2021f chromosome 29, sScyTor2.1, whole genome shotgun sequence genome includes the window ATTACAGTGGGCAGGGACATTTGGCCCAATTGGTATTTACGCTACTTACAAGCATCCTCCCAACATCTCACTCTATCGGCATATCCTTCCAGTCCATTCTACCTCAAATGCTTATTCTCCGCGGTCACGTGAACACCTCCATGTTATTCACCTCAACCGAAAACAGAGGCgcctgtgcagattctgcacgttctccgtgtctgtgtgggtttcctccgggtgctccggtttcctcccacaattcctgaaagacacGCTGTTGAGtgggaattccgaatgtccaattcacttgtgcacccgaacaggcgccggaatgtgggaacTAGAGGATTTtctcagcaacttcattgcagtgttaatgtaagcctacttgtgacactaagaaagattacttACAGGAAACAGAAAGAGACAGGGGCAGCTTACTATTTTTGCAGAACTTGTAAATTAATTTACTGGATGAACTGATAGTCCGCCCCCCAGATAAActttcctccccccactcccccagataAACTTGAAGTATTTGCCAGCTGCTTGTCAAATCAATCACTCTCCCACTGTGTTGAAGAACCTTTCGGCAAATGGAATTTATGATTTGAAGGTTGGGTATTGCAGGGTGTAACCATTTTTTGATGCAAGCATGAATAATCAGACAAGATTTGGCAGACCCACTAATTGCAATACCAACATTACACATCAGGTTGTGATATGTGAAGGAGCCCTTTCAAGTGCAACTAAGTTTTGAGAAGATTGCTCAATTTGGTAAAGATCTTGCTGTGGAGATATCAGAATGAATGTTAGTTCTCATCAACACTCGGACCGAAGCTGAGTATGTATGCTTGGTGACCCCATAGGAGTGTTAATACTGGCTAAGCATTTGTACCATGTCTGTGGGCAATGCCATCAGCCCCATGCAATGTGGGCAGAAATGCCACAATGGCCAATGCAAGGCCAGATCTATTTGATAGTCTGGCAGCCCCTGCCCTGTGTCAGCTACAGCCGACTGGTCCACCACCACAGCAGACCATTCAGCACCAGTAGCAAATCAAAGGGGTGTAGGGTACAGCCTGGAAAGGGAGAAAATGGCATCCTGGATATAAAAACTCCAGAGCATGATGAGTAAAAGTTTGACAAACACAATGAGGTCTGCATTCATCCTTTATATGGCACAgcaggaagggccgaatggcctcctcctgcacctatttatTTTCTATTCTCCATACATTTTGCTTCACTAACAAACGACATACTCCACAAACAAACCTGCTCACTGTGGAAGCGGTCAGCAATTGCATTCATGTGTCAAATCAAATATTCCATTTGTCAAAggctttaaaaaaacaaaacaaatcccAATTCGAGCAGCATCTGTAGAAATCTTGGATGAATAGAAAGATTGGATACTAGGCCAATTCCAATTAACTAGTATCACCAGTTATCATGTTTCCCACAAAAGGAAAACTTCTAGCCCCAAAATTAGACATTCCTAGTCATGGAACAGCAAACCAAGAGAATATTTGGTAGGTTAAGAGTCAAGAGAAGACACTGGTGTAGTGGCAATACCACTGGACCAGTAATGATTCTTGGGGAGATTTCTGCAATAGCAGATTCAATAACTCAGTGAAATCTCGGGCCGTCTGCCCCACCCacagcaagatcgccacgggcgagatgcagacaatggaaaagtccatggaCTTCTGCTCTCCAGGTGCAcgtgaccagagaatcccaccctagtcTCACACAAAGACCTGTTCAGATTGTtggaaaacccatctggctcacctaTGCTTTAAGGGAAGGAAATCCACCACCCCAacttggtctggcccacatgtgactctggGCCCACAGTAGTGTGGTGGACTCCAAAATGGGCCAAGCAAGCTACTCTGTTCAAGGGTGATTATGGATGGAGAACAGTTCTGGTttttaaccagcaacacccactgaCCACAAGAAAGTACTGTAGAGATACAGGGCAAGACCATCATCTCAAACCAAATGTGGTTCAATAAGCTAGTTGGGAAGACTTTGGGTTAGAATGATAAACCCACGAGAACAATTGAGATATTTTAGGAGCAGTGAAAACCAGTAATATCTATGCTGGAGAAAGTCACGCAAAACGAAAGTGCTATAAACTCTACTAAACGGATTGAAATAATGTTCAATTGCTTTTATTTTAAACCTATTGACAGTTGGAAGCATCTCCCAAGATACTGTTCAGTGATTCAGGTGGCCATTCCATTATAGACCACACTCCTGCAGTATATTTAGTCAGTCACACTTCCCCAGGGTGAGCTTGTCAAACAGGTACTCTCCCGTGCCATTCTCAGGGGCTCCCAGTCTCTTCAGGTTGGTGATGTGATCTCCGAGCTTCTTGATCATCTTCACTTGCTCATCCAAGTAGCGAGTCTCCAGGAAGTCACAAAGCTGAAAAAGGAAGAACCAAATGAGCCTTGGAAATAGGAGTACACCATCCAATTTTAAAAAGTGGGAATCCTTTTTTGCTATATTTGACAGACTGCTCAAAATGATTGAATAAAGAATAAATATTGCACAAGTTTGCCAATGGTTGTACATTTAAACAGTTGTATTCAATGGCTCAAAATGACAAGCTGCAAGGGCATAATCAATCAGGAAATCTCAATCAGTCAGAGCATCAAACACTCACATGAGGGTCGGTGTTcccagaggagagtttgtgcagatccagcagactctggttcacattcttctccatctgcagagctctctgcattgcctccagaccgttgctccactcatcctgctctggtttctgaaaataaaaaaataaaaaagttATGGAAGGTTCTACTGCAAAACTATGAATTTGAAGACTGCAACAACCGCAAAAAAAAAAGGTTCCTATCTAAAGCAGTGGGTTACAGAAAGGAGGCTAGTCTAATGGAGTAGATGATTGGGAACAGCGCAATCTTAAATGAACCTCAACTCCAGCATCTCGAAGTGCATGGGTCGAAGATACTTAAATCTCACTGGGGAaaatgggatgtgggagtcactggctgggccagcatttattgtccattcccaatagccacccccccccccccccccccccccccccaccccaccagagaaGGTGGCGGTCAGctgcctcttgaactgctgcagtctgtagTATAGGTACAcccaagtgctgttagggagggaatgtgGCCCAGCACCAGTGAAGGAACAGTTTGGCAAACAAAACTTCCTGCTGCTCTTGCTCTTCTAAATGGACATGTTCATGGGGCAAATGGGTGCCAACCAAGGCGGCTTTCTCCTGGAGGTAGTCAAACTTCTTGTGTCACTGGGCACACACCCAGGAAAGTGGAGTGACTTATACATGGGTGGGACAGGCAGGTGGAGTGTTAATTGCACAGGAATCCAAACCTCTGACCTggtcttgttgccacagtatttatatggccagtccagttgaaCAGTAACCATAATGGcaggttcagtgatggtaatgccattggatggtCAAAGGGTGATGGTCATTACCCAGCATAAAAACATCCTGACAGCCCAAGACACATATAAACCCACGGAGAATGTGAACTCATGGTcaacatcagcaaacatccccacccaTGACCTTAAACaacagtcattgatgaagcagctgggctGAAGACACTATCCCAAAGACTCAATTGGAGCATGGATTCTAGAATCAACTTTGCAATAGCATTGCTGTTTTAGACTCAAAATTGAAGTTTTCCCCACTCCCAAAATTCCAGTACAAGATAAGGAAGCTTAAAAGGATACCTTTATATCCTCCAGGATGACACGGCCTCCACGTTTATTCTGGAATTCCATCAGTTTCTCAGCTTGTTCGCAGTCCACATGTGACTGTTCCTTGAAGAACTCAGCAAAGTGACGCAGGGCAACGTCATCCCGGTCAAAGTAAAAGGACTGTGGGGAGAACAGAAGTTTACCCAGGGTAAAATGTCACAACAGAAATGGTGGTGTAGTGACCACTTACTAAAATGTTTGATCAAAGAGGTTGAATATTCTTACCTTCACATTAACAAGCCGACCAATTTAGTCAATGGGCAACTTAATTGGAAAACCAAGGCTTCAGTCAAACCTTTTCCACTAGTGGAAAGTAAAATTACTACGGATTCCAGATTTAAACTGGGAAGGAGCAAGTGTAAATTCACCAATTCCCTGCTGCAGGAAGTTTATAACTAGTAAACTATTCTCAAGCTAGACTAGCCAGCTTATGAGTAATTGCAATCACTAATTGAAACATTGCCCTTCTAAAAAAGTGACATTAATTTGGATAAACCTCCAGTCAAACTAGAAGCACATGAAATGGTTCCCATTGCAAGTTTTAAGTCCCCATGAGGCAACATCTACATTTCCAATGTAAAGGCTGGCTTGAGATGGAAGTCACTCAATAGAAAAATGAAAAGTTACCTACCATGGAGAGGTAAACATAGGAAGAATAGAGCTCCAGGTTGATCTGCTTGTTAACAGCATCCTCACAGTCCTTGTGGTAGTTCTGACGCACTTGGGAAGCCATTGTGCTGTCTAGTGGGCTGATCAGATCAGTCTACTAACCCAACTTATCCACTCCAACCATTATGGCAGTAAGAACCAACATATTTAAACACATGGGCTAGCCAGAATTTGCATAACAGATGAGTGACAATTATTGGGAGCCAATCACTAACACACCTCAAGCAAGCAATCCTCAAACTTATTAATTAATGAAGTGAGTAGCATCAGAACTTTGAAAGTAACTTTATCTGTTAATTATTCAGTTGAACTACCCGAAAACATTCTGCCCTTCAAAATATTTTGTTTAAAATGTCTTGAACTTATTGAATATATAGTTCCACCTTTCTGCTGGCAAATCTGTGAGTTTAGGAATTCAGCTCAATTTGTGAGAAAACTAGAGATTTGCTTTCTTATTTTGGGTGTCAAAGCCACAGTGTAATATCGAGAGGTGTCCCAGGGATTGTCTGCACTATCAGCAGATAAAGAAGAAGGAAATTAAATTCTAAATTTGTCACAAAAATACCCGATGTGCAGAGAGGAAGTAAGTTGTTGAGTATCTTTCTTTCAATTTAAGACACGTTTTATGTGGTGCTTAATCCAGTATAGGTTTGTACTTGGGTTAGGTTCACAGCCTGTGACTAGGAGGAGAGGGTAGTGTAGTGGTACCATTATTGCACGAGCAACCTCGTGGTTTAAGGTGGTGtttgtaggttcaaatcccactacgctGGTGTCATTTAATTATTAACGTTTTGAGAATTAGTCTTAGTGATGATGCAGCTATAGTTTATTGTTGTAAaagtcacagtagcacagtggttcgcacagttgcttcacagctgcaggatcccaggttcaattcccggctgtgtcataatatccacgcatgtatataatgaagtgcagacaggcagtgattgacacacaggatgaccagtaagcacacagcacagtgcagccaatcaccagacaggacactaccactataaagccagaggtcactaggtttcccgctccctcgggacccagccactgagacagtcagagtccacgagctagcacagtgcaaacaccatgcggtagctagtaagtctggtcaggctactacaaggtcttcagtcagttcagtatagtgttgacccacagttaaatatgtatgttagttctatcattcaataaaaccgtgttggaactctacagtgttagaggtctgtttctcgcatcgctgcaccaagtgcagtccacaccgaaccaacctgcgtaacacatcatggtaccacggaatgatactgaaaattgacggaccaacCTTGAATAAAGCAACATCGACCAGCAGGCAGCCATCtgatgacatggaaaacatccagcctcctccgcagctccacatctccggcaacctcggtgcaaattggaagcgcttcaagcaaaagttcctctggcacatcgaggcctccgacctcgaagcagcatcggatgccaggaagatcgcgctatttctctccaacgTGGGggaaccacgccatccacatctacaactccctcatgtTCGCTGTCGGCGAAGACAAAATGAAATtcgaaacagtcctgctgaagtttgacagccactgcgacattgaggtgaatgcgagctttgaacggtacattttccagcagaggcttcagggtaaggatgaaccctttcagtccttcgtcacccatctccgcatcctcgcgcagtcatgtaactatgactcgacggctgattccatgatccgggaccagatcgttttcggggtccactccgactctcttcggcagcagctcctgaaagtcaaacagttgaccctctctgtcgctatcgagacgtgcgttgtccatgagcatgctaagaatcgttactcccacatcagggcggcagaaactgcgaagctggcctcccacgaggcggaatgggtgcaggccattgcacaaatgcagggcctgagcattgaggaaagtggtcgtttcgcacgcttttcccgggtccctgcacatgcgcgccacgaccgagtggaccacGAGCCCGACAAccggactgcgcaggtgcgtacgttgaccaaccgcactgcgcatgcgcgatggctcgCGGAAcgccgctgacgttggcgtcatgacgtgtctgaattgtggctccgcccatttaaagcggcaatgtccggcaaaaggacgccggttctacagtgtggcaagcttggccactatgcagccctttgcagatctgctccaccgctcagcagccagcgatcccagctgcggcgcagaagtgtccgctcaatacaacaaggcatgccagattctgatcccgacagcccaacggaccctgatgctgactgcctcaagtccccatacagggtgggcatcataactacacatgagctggcctccaccacacctacgcaacgcctctcgaacTTCAGTGTGGATCCCTTTGacaagtggtctgctgtcctcacagtgaaccagtcccgcatccggttcagactggacaccggTGCATCGGGGAACCACATCacgaaatccgatctcgacaccatccgcgccaaaccaagcattcgtccaccggcctgccagttccttgactacaatggcaatgccatagctgccagtggcgaatgtcaactaggggtatccaataaggcgatcaaggtgacgctgcggtttgaaatcgtcgggcctgacagtgcgtccctgctcggtgctcgcgcctgcaagctcctgaacctggttcagcgagtccacaccatgtcatcgtcaccggcgacggcctcgcccgatggaaacttgcaagccgacatagatgacatcatcacgcagtaccacagggtgttcgacggaatgggtacgctcccataccgatacaaaatcctgctcaagccgaacgccacccctgtaattcatgcacctcgccgggtgccggcaccccttaaggatcgtctgaagaagcaattacaggacctccaagaccagggcatcatatcaaaggttacagagcccacagactgggtcagctccacggtctgcgtcaagaagccgtcaggggagcttcgcatttgcattgaccctaaggatctaaaccgcaacatgagggagcattacccaataccaaaacgagaagagttgaccagtgagatggctcatgccaaattcttcactaagctggacgcctccaagggtttttggcaaatacagctggacgcgtccagtcgcaagctgtgcacgttcaacacctcgtttggtcgctactgctacaaccggatgccttttggcatcatatctgcctccgaagtatttcatcgcatcatggaacagatgatggagggcatcgaggtggTGCGattgtacgttgacgatgtcattatctggtccacaacgccccaggaacacatcgctcgcctcaagaaggtattccaaagaatccatgaacatgatcttcagctcaacagggccaagagctcatttggtcaatcggagatcaaattcctcggtgaccacatctcgcagcagggcgtacggccagatgccgacaaggtctcggcgatcaacgccatgccgACCCCGGAgggcaaaaaggcggtcctccgctttctcggaatggtcaacttcctcgggaaattcattcccaatatggcatcccacaccacggccctccgccatctcgtcaaaaaatcgatggaattccagtggctgcccacacatgaagcggaatggcgtgagctgaaagcaaaactcacaacAGCCCCAGTTCtaacgttcttcgacccaaccaaggaaatcaagatatcaactgatgcaagccaggacggcattggggcggtgctccttcagtgggatgactccgcgtcctgggccccagtggcgtatgcctccagggccatgccgcccactgagcaacggtatgcccagattgagaaggagtgtctgggcctcctaacagggatagtcaagttccactactatgtttatggcctgccgagattcacggtagagacggaccacaggcctctagtccacataatccagaaggatttaaatgacatgacacctcggttacagcgaattcttctaaagctacgccgctacgacttcgaactggtctacacgccaggtaaagagctgatcgttgcagatgccctgtccaggtccattaccacaccgcatgaacaaagtggcttcatctgccacatagaagcgcaagtgcagttgtgtgcctcgaaccttccggcctctgatgaacgggtggtccaaattcgtgaggaaagggccaaggatcctctgctgcagcgcgtgatgcagcacctcagcaatggctggcagaagggacaatgtccccagttctataacgtaaaagacgacctgacggtggtggagggaatccttctgaaactcgacatgatcgtaattcctcagagtatgcgtgctatggtgctgggccaactccatgagggtcaccttggggtcgagaaatgccgacgcagagctcgggaggcggtttacaggCCGGGCATTAATCAGgatattgccgacacagtcctcaactaccctacctgtcagaagtttcagccagctcaacccaaagaaacgttgcagcagcatgagattgtgacctctccgtggtccaaagtaggtgtagaccttttccacgccaaggggcatgactacatactcctggtcgactacttctccagttacccagaagtggtgaaactgtccgacctcgggtcgaaggcggtaatcaaagtctgcaaagaaacgttcgccaggcacgggataccgctcacggtaatgagcgacaacggtccttgcttttacagccaggaatggtctgacttcgcacagtcctacaacttccggcacgttacctccagtccccactacccgggaaggccgaaaaaggggtccacattgtaaagcggttgctgtgcaaagctgcagactcaggctccgacttcaacctggcgatgctggcatacagggcaaccccactgtccactgggttgtctccagagcagatgctcatgaatcgcactctgaggaccacagttccagccatctacgttcctgaccttgaccacctcacggtcctacagaaaatgcagcagtcacgggcccaacagaaagccacgtacgatgtccatgccacggatctgcccgagctggccccaactgatcatgttcgtgtccagttgcctgagggcggctggtcagccacagctgttgtgatcaaacaagtggccccaagatcgttccttgtccgcatggctgatggctccctgctacagcgcaacagacgggcactgcgaagaattccacgcccgctacctgaccgaagtgccccgccgcctacgatgcctcctccggacgtacccgtccacgaggccaccaatctaccagcaatcctgccggttcaCGCGACCACCGcgttgccagcgatcccgcctatccaagcgcaggcggctcctaatccgcctctgcggcgatcaacaagaattcgtcgcccaccacaaagactaaatctatagactgagcttttgtacatttttgtgacttcatcgattggaCCGTTCtaaatatcgttttgtttgccatgtatctgcactatcgcaaccttcctatgtatatacgtttgtttagacatctttctatatatagtcaggcacatacacatatatatatatatttataagcagccacaccttagtattttttttttaaaaggggggggagatgtcataatatccacgcatgtatataatgaagtgcagacaggcagtgattgacacacacgatgaccagtaaacacacaacatagtacagccaatcaccagacaggacactactataaagccagaggtcactaggtttcccgctccctCGGGACCCAGCtattgagacagtcagagtccacgagctagcacagtgcaaacaccatgcggtagctagtaagtctggtcaggctagtacaaggtctccagtcagttcagtatagtgtcgacccacagttaaatatgtatgttagttctatcgttcaataaaaccgtgttggatcttctacagtgttagacgtctgtttctcgcatcactgcatcaagggcagtccacatcgaaccgacCTGCCTGACACATCAGGCTGggtcactgaaatgaaatgaaatgaaagtcgcttattgtcacaagtaggcttcaatgaagttactgtgaaaagcccctagtcgccacattccggcgcctgttcggggaggctggtacgggaattgaaccgtgctgctggcctgccttggtctgctttaaaagccagcgatttagcccagtgtgctaaaccagcccatgtctgtgtggagtctgcacgtccccccccgtgtctgcgtgggtttcctccgggtgctccggtttcttcccgcagtccaaagatgtgcaggttaggtggatttgccgtgctaaattgcccttagcgtccaaaaatgttgggtagtgttactgggttacagggatagggtggaagtgtggggtgaagtagggtgctctttccaagggccggtgcagactcgatgggccgaatggcctccttctgcactgtaaaatctaaagCCTCCATTATGTTCACTATTTCCACCTCGAATGAAGAAAATCTgacacctggtctggcctccatgtgactccaaacccacagcaatgtggtcgactcttaactgccctgtgaaatggcccaGCCAGGCACTCGGTTCAAGGGTGCACGTCCATGAAAGAATTCTAAA containing:
- the LOC140404009 gene encoding ferritin heavy chain B-like: MASQVRQNYHKDCEDAVNKQINLELYSSYVYLSMSFYFDRDDVALRHFAEFFKEQSHVDCEQAEKLMEFQNKRGGRVILEDIKKPEQDEWSNGLEAMQRALQMEKNVNQSLLDLHKLSSGNTDPHLCDFLETRYLDEQVKMIKKLGDHITNLKRLGAPENGTGEYLFDKLTLGKCD